A window from Nocardioides mesophilus encodes these proteins:
- a CDS encoding LexA family protein gives MADNNWVQQREKTAALDALCEAIERYTAEHGYSPTRGELAEATGLGESTVRRHLKSLIAEGRVTEGSGPRTLRLAL, from the coding sequence ATGGCCGACAACAACTGGGTCCAGCAGCGTGAGAAGACCGCGGCCCTGGACGCCCTGTGCGAGGCCATCGAGCGGTACACCGCCGAGCACGGATACTCCCCCACCCGCGGGGAGTTGGCCGAGGCCACCGGCCTCGGGGAGAGCACGGTGAGGCGGCATCTGAAGTCGCTCATCGCCGAGGGCAGGGTGACCGAGGGCTCCGGTCCCCGTACCCTGCGCCTTGCCCTGTGA